In Malus sylvestris chromosome 15, drMalSylv7.2, whole genome shotgun sequence, a single genomic region encodes these proteins:
- the LOC126603582 gene encoding uncharacterized protein LOC126603582, with amino-acid sequence MTLEDFFTLTEMKDGLTALSRVQELVTVMQSEKDSVVNNIGDATRQWAAVASTIAATENKDCLDLFIQLDGLMFVDRWLKDAKTLGKDTNENFVEESITALLRALEKLHIHNKRSLSSGIWSTVKSLLSHKSSTVQDQARLLFDSWKEDGDAVQVDVVNAGVLPDDGSSKILEEDSKPSALNVTSEVGDHRENHSSGPAQNEVLPLRTSGDLLPESADTLPIQPCNKQSPPAHKLLDSDYIKDGSPDTLASAVVFNPIQENPIKDESSICSVGGTTSIGISIFPVAKLSSVDEQSDSPKLNGLSKNEDQDHKVNSSPKKLGVTDISSGSGLLETGSVYSGADGVTSQDVATDSALQKHANLDDSCQKFTALGSEGTTASDPKGVVDDTRSVNHCSTTVQEGECCSNTPQDSSGNGSISGKLEDLETSSKMAIDEDKEHSSDEDEELTIANEYPKPAIDAKSPDTFDKRRSDIELEYGLVDALEVARRVAQEYEREEPDCSSSSEKNAEGGLRQVNSPDSINAEQDLPASPKEVPTEQSHSAEANPVREDHMVNSENPGTAPHSHSPEANPDMESSQVTEAVQEPEVNPEKGLCSFDLNQEVCSDEMDRPVNPVSTPIPVSRPVAAASLPGARLQFEGAIGWIGSAPNSAFRRASPRRLSDVDKNLTGATSDSSKQRQDYLDIDLNVAEGGDDLGKQIPVSSGLPSGESSVEVNQNRSGRPHLDLNRIDDDADALPSDSRVEGQFLFNRVGRRSPSPASSSSSMQPSMRNFDLNDRPFFHNDSVDHGPGKSFQNANAYGCPKQDASVISIMGTRVQINRKDASQNLSLANGKAIEMATEATMARTRSFMDMGSTVPYSHPHVFSYNGLATGPAMSFSSAMYGPGGTIPYMVDSRGAPVVPQIMASPSAVPQFSQSPFIMNLAGAQPGLNGVINGAGPSRPSFDLNSGFMVEGGNRDSVGLRQPFIHGQGRSMEDHLRNNSQPPSSSTVGGKRKEPDGGWEAYPYSYRQQQQQPPPWR; translated from the coding sequence ATGACTCTCGAAGATTTCTTTACCTTAACTGAGATGAAAGATGGGCTCACAGCCTTGTCGCGAGTTCAGGAGCTGGTCACTGTAATGCAGAGTGAGAAAGATTCTGTTGTGAATAATATTGGTGATGCAACCCGGCAGTGGGCCGCTGTTGCAAGCACAATTGCTGCCACAGAGAATAAAGATTGTCTTGATCTTTTTATTCAATTAGATGGACTCATGTTTGTTGATAGATGGCTAAAAGATGCTAAAACCTTAGGTAAAGATACAAATGAGAACTTTGTAGAAGAGTCAATAACTGCTCTGTTACGAGCCCTTGAAAAGCTGCATATACACAATAAGAGGTCATTATCTTCAGGGATCTGGAGTACTGTGAAGAGTCTTCTTAGCCACAAAAGCTCAACGGTTCAGGATCAAGCGAGACTGCTGTTTGATAGCTGGAAGGAGGATGGTGATGCAGTTCAAGTTGATGTTGTGAATGCTGGGGTTCTACCAGATGATGGGAGTTCTAAGATTTTGGAAGAAGATTCTAAGCCATCTGCTTTAAATGTTACTTCAGAAGTAGGTGATCACAGAGAAAATCACTCATCAGGACCTGCCCAAAATGAAGTATTGCCATTAAGGACTTCGGGTGATCTTCTACCTGAAAGTGCTGATACTTTACCCATACAACCTTGTAACAAACAGTCTCCCCCAGCCCACAAGCTTTTAGACAGCGATTACATCAAAGATGGATCTCCAGATACATTGGCCTCTGCTGTTGTGTTCAACCCTATTCAAGAAAATCCTATAAAAGATGAATCCTCTATATGTTCTGTGGGAGGGACCACTTCAATTGGAATTTCTATTTTTCCAGTAGCAAAACTGAGCAGTGTTGATGAACAGTCTGACAGTCCAAAATTGAATGGGTTGTCAAAAAATGAAGATCAGGACCACAAAGTCAACAGTTCCCCGAAGAAGTTGGGTGTGACAGACATCTCTTCAGGGTCTGGTCTATTGGAAACTGGGAGTGTTTATTCAGGTGCTGATGGTGTTACTTCCCAGGATGTGGCAACTGATTCTGCTTTGCAAAAACATGCCAATCTCGACGATTCTTGTCAAAAGTTTACTGCTCTTGGTAGTGAAGGGACAACTGCATCTGATCCAAAGGGTGTGGTGGATGATACAAGATCTGTCAATCATTGCAGTACTACAGTTCAAGAGGGTGAATGCTGTTCAAACACTCCGCAAGATTCATCTGGGAATGGTAGTATTTctggaaaacttgaagatttggagacttCTTCCAAGATGGCTATTGATGAAGATAAGGAGCATTCCAGCGATGAAGATGAGGAATTGACAATTGCTAATGAGTATCCTAAACCAGCAATTGATGCCAAAAGTCCTGACACATTTGATAAAAGAAGGTCTGATATTGAACTTGAGTATGGGTTGGTTGATGCTCTAGAAGTTGCTCGACGGGTAGCCCAAGAATATGAAAGAGAAGAACCGGACTGCAGTTCATCTTCGGAGAAAAATGCAGAAGGTGGACTCAGACAGGTCAACAGCCCAGACTCTATAAATGCAGAACAGGACTTACCCGCTTCACCAAAGGAGGTGCCAACTGAACAAAGTCATTCTGCAGAGGCAAATCCTGTGAGGGAGGACCATATGGTCAATTCAGAAAATCCGGGCACTGCTCCACATAGTCATTCGCCAGAGGCGAATCCTGACATGGAGTCCTCTCAGGTAACTGAAGCAGTTCAAGAACCAGAAGTTAACCCAGAGAAGGGTCTTTGTAGTTTTGATCTAAATCAAGAAGTGTGCTCTGATGAAATGGATCGCCCAGTAAATCCTGTCTCTACACCAATTCCCGTTTCAAGACCAGTAGCAGCTGCTAGTTTACCTGGAGCCCGTTTGCAGTTTGAAGGGGCTATTGGGTGGATAGGATCTGCTCCAAATAGTGCTTTTCGCCGAGCTTCTCCTCGCAGACTCTCAGATGTCGATAAGAATCTTACAGGGGCCACCAGTGATAGCTCAAAGCAGAGGCAGGATTACCTCGACATTGATCTGAATGTGGCTGAGGGTGGTGATGATTTAGGAAAACAAATTCCAGTGTCATCTGGCCTTCCTTCTGGGGAATCTTCAGTGGAAGTGAATCAGAATAGATCAGGGAGGCCCCATTTGGATCTGAATCGTATTGATGATGATGCTGATGCCTTACCATCGGATTCAAGGGTAGAAGGACAGTTCTTGTTCAACCGTGTTGGCCGTCGCAGCCCATCTCCtgcttcatcatcttcatcaatgCAGCCTTCTATGAGGAATTTTGATTTGAATGACAGGCCATTTTTTCATAATGATTCTGTAGATCATGGGCCGGGTAAGTCTTTTCAAAACGCAAATGCATATGGATGTCCTAAACAGGATGCTTCAGTTATTTCTATCATGGGTACCAGAGTCCAGATAAACAGAAAAGATGCCTCCCAGAATCTGTCCCTGGCAAACGGCAAGGCTATTGAGATGGCAACAGAAGCTACCATGGCGAGAACTAGAAGCTTTATGGACATGGGTTCAACAGTCCCTTACTCTCACCCTCATGTTTTCAGCTACAATGGATTGGCAACTGGGCCTGCCATGTCGTTCTCCTCAGCCATGTATGGACCTGGTGGCACAATCCCCTACATGGTGGATTCTAGAGGAGCCCCAGTTGTACCGCAAATTATGGCCTCTCCGTCAGCTGTTCCTCAGTTCTCTCAGTCACCGTTCATCATGAATTTGGCTGGTGCGCAACCAGGTCTAAATGGTGTGATAAATGGTGCTGGGCCCTCGCGCCCCAGTTTTGATCTGAACTCGGGCTTCATGGTTGAGGGAGGCAATAGGGACTCGGTGGGCCTGAGGCAGCCTTTCATTCACGGTCAGGGAAGGTCTATGGAGGATCATTTGAGGAATAACTCACAACCCCCATCAAGTTCTACGGTTGGTGGGAAAAGGAAGGAACCAGATGGCGGGTGGGAAGCATACCCGTATAGCTACAGacaacagcagcagcaaccGCCGCCGTGGAGATAG